The following nucleotide sequence is from Allocatelliglobosispora scoriae.
AACGACCCGCCCCCGCCGTGGCAGGTGCCGACCGTGATCGCCTGGGCGGGCATGCGCGGTGTCGTCACCCTCGCCACCGCCCTGGCCCTGCCGGCCACTCCGCTCGTCGGCGGCGGGGACTACCCGCGGGCGCTGTTCGTCTGGCTCGCCTTCGCGGTCATCATCGCCACGCTGCTGCTGCAGGGCATGACGCTGCCGCTGGTCGCCCGGCGGCTGCGCCTGCAGCCCGACGACCCGATGCAGGACATCCTCGCCGAGGCCGCCACCCAGAACGCCGCGAGCCGGGCCGCGATCGAGCGGCTGGAGCAGCACGCCGCGGGTGCACCGGCGGAGGTGGTCGAGCGGCTGCGCCGGCTCACGACCGAACGTAACAACACGGCGTGGGAACGGCTCGGCGGCGGCGAGGAGACGCCGTCGCAGGCGTATGTCCGGCTACGGTTCGAGATGCTCGACGCCGAGCGGGAGGTCTACCGGACCGCGCGCGACAGCGGGCGCATCCCCGAGGAGGTCCTCGTGCGGGCGCAGCGGGACATGGATCTGGAAGAGTCGATGCTGGAACGGAGCGAACACGCATGAAATGCAGCCACCTCGCCGAGGCGGGCACCCAGGAGCCGCAGACCACCGAGGGCTGCCCGCAGTGCGTCGCGGACGGGTTCACCGACTGGGTGCACCTGCGCATGTGCCTGGAGTGCGGCAACGTCGGCTGCTGCGACTCCTCGCCGCGCAAGCACGCCCGCGTCCACTTCGAAAAGGAGGGACATCCGGTCATGCGTTCTGCCCAGCCGGGTGAATCCTGGCGCTGGTGCTACATCGACGAGGTGGTCGGGTAGGCGGAGTTCATCCTTCATGGATACGATGCGGGCAATCGCAGATCTAAGAGGATGAATCATGAAGCCACTGGGCCCGGGTGATCCGACCGCAGTCGCGTCATACCGCCTGCTCGGGGTGCTCGGTGGCGGCGGGATGGGCAACGTCTATCTCGGCCAGTCGCTGACCGGGCGCCGGGTGGCAATCAAGGTCATCCGTTCGGAGCTCGCCGAGGACCCGGTCTTCCGGCGCCGCTTCGCCCGCGAGGTCGCCGCCGCCCGATCGGTCAACCCGCTGGTGACCGCTGCCGTGGTCGACGCCGACACCGATGCCGCAGCGCCGTGGCTCGCGACCACGTTCATCGACGGGCCGAGCCTGTCGCAGCGGGTCAACGCCTTCGGCCCGCTGCCGACCGCGGCCGTGCTCACCCTCGCCGCCGGGCTCGCCGAGGCGCTCACCTCGATCCACCAGGTCGGCCTGGTGCACCGCGACCTCAAGCCCAGCAACGTGCTGCTCGACCACACCGGTCCGCACATCATCGACTTCGGCATCGCCCGGGCGACCGACGCCTCGCGGCTGACGATGAGCCTCGTCGTCGGCACCCCGTCCTACATGGCGCCGGAGCGGCTCAAGGGCAAGGAGGCCAACTCCGCCGGCGACATCTTCGCCCTCGGCGCCACCCTCGTCTACGCCGCGACCGGCCGCAACCTCGTCGCCGACGGCTCGATGTACGAGCAGGCCATGCAGATCATCAAGGGCCGGTTCGACCTGGCGGCGGTTCCCCGCTCGCTGCGCCCCTTCATCGTGCGCTGCATCGCGCTGGAGCCGAAGGACCGCCCCACCGCGATCGAGCTGACCCGGACCCTCGTCGCCTCCGGCGCGGAGGCGCCCGCACCCGGCTGGTTCGGCGGCGACCCGCGTACGTCGCTCGCCGTGATCACCGACGAGCCCCCACCGCGCCGGAGTTACCCGCGCCGCCTGCTGCTCGTCGCGGGCAGCACGGTCGGCCTCGCCGCGGTGGGCGGCGGGGTCAGCGCTGCGAGCATGATGTTCACCCCCTCGGCGGCGGCCGATCCCCAGCCGTCGTTGCAGCCCACCGGCAACGATCAACCGCTGGCCGCCTCCCCTCAGGCCCGCAAGGCCGCGCCTCCGGGCCGGATGCTGTGGCGGGCGGCCACCCCCGGCCGACCGCGCGGTGCCAGGCTCGTCGCCGACCGCAACGGCGTGCTGATCTCGGTCTCGCCGATCGAGGTCACCGCGAGCGGCATGTCCGGCACCCGCCTGTGGGGGCACTCGATCGAGACCGACCCGGCCCAGCTGCGCCAGTGGGGCACGGGGATCCTGGTCAGCGGCTCCAACCAGCTCTGGCAGTTCGACGTGGAGCACGGTCGGCAGATCTTCTGCATCGACACCGCCACCCGGGTGCCCCGGACCGCCGTCGCCGGGGAGCGGGCATACCTCCAGTCCGGCAACGCGCTCGTCGCCGTCGATCGGCGCGGTCGGCGTCTGTGGCGGCAGACCGGTGCCAAGGCGCTGGGCGTGCCGCTCGCCGCCACGGCGCAGTGGCTGCTCGTGCACGACGTCACCGGCCTGGACACCCGCCGAGCGAGCCTGCGCGACGCCCGCACCGGACAGCCCCGCTGGTCCACGGAGTACGACCTGCTCACGCCGCCCCCACCGCCCCCGGAACCGGCCGTCGAGGCCAGCGGCGAACCCGGTGAGCCCGGCGGATCCGATGGACCCGGCGGTCCTGGCGGACCGGGTGGTCCCGGCGATCCGGGTGGGCCGGACGGTCCGCCGCCCCCGACCGAGCTGTGGCAGCGGACCGAGGGGCGCCTCGGTGCCGCGCACGCCGTCCTCCGTGACGCCGAACGCGTACGGGTGCTCGACCTCGACAACGGCAAGCAGCTGTGGGAGCGGGTCTCCGGCAAGCCGGTCGTCGCCGTCGAACTCGTCGGCGACCTGGTCGTCATCGCGGCGGACAGGGTCACCGCGCACCGGATCGGGACCGGGGAGCAGGTCTGGGAGGCGCCGGAGTCCGGTGCCCGGATCGCCCCGGTCGGGAGCGGGCTGATCGTCGCCGATCGCGACAGCATCGCCCTGCTCGACGCCGCCGGCACGACCCGGTGGCGCGAGGATCTGCCGCCTGTGGCCGGGATCCCCGAGGAGGTCATGGTGGACCGCGACGCGGTGCTCGTCGTCTTCCGCTCCCGACCCGAGCAGCGCGGTCCCCTCGCCGCCGACGTCATCGCCTACGCCGCGGGGATCTGACCGACCCGGGTGTTTTCCCTCAGGGTTCACCTGATTGCGGTCCGACGCCGGACCGGCGATGCTCTGAACGCCAGCCGGAGGGGGAGCCATGCTGCGAATACATTTCACCGGAGCGGATCTGGCCCACACGCGGATCGCCGTCGGTCCGGACCCGATGTGGGAGCTCTCGCTGAGCGCGCACCAGTTGCGCCTGCGCGGGTCCAATCCGTTCCTCGACGGGTGGAAGAGGCAGGTGGTGCATCGCCTGCACCCCAGCGGGCCGTTGCGGGCCCGGGTCGCGCTGACGCTGGCGGTGACCCCGCCCCGGGGCTACTTCCCCGACTTCCTGACGCCCTTCGAGTCGATCGAAGGGTTCCACGCCGGACTGGAGGCCGTCCTCAGCACCCCCTCGGCCCGGTTGAATCACGAGCTCAGCATGCTCGATGTGGGCGACCGCAGCCAGACGCCGGTCATCGACGACCTTCGGCGCAGCCAGCCGACGGCGATCGCGGCGCTGGGAGCGTCGATGCGCGACTACCACGAGACGGCGATCGCCCCCAGCTGGGACACGATCACCGCTGCGGTCGAGGCGGACCGGTCACGTCGGGTCCGCGACCTCGCCGACGGCGGCTGGGCGAAGCTGCTCAACAACCTCCACCCCAGCGCCTCGTTCAAGGGGGACACGCTGGAGGTCGGGCGGTGGGGTTATGAAACCGATCGGGATCTGCACCTCGCCGGCCGCGGCCTGCTGATCATCCCGTCGTACTTCAAGGAGCAGCGGCAGCTCATGGTCCTCGCGGACGGTGACCTCCCACCCGTGCTGCTGTATCCCATCGATCTCTCTGCGAGGTTGGCCGTGCAGGCCGGACACGACAGTCTTGTCGCCCTGATCGGCCGCACCAGGGCCGATGTCCTGGAGGCGACGCTCCTCAGCGAGACGACCTCGGCGATCGCCCAACGGGTGCAGATCTCCCTGCCCGCCGCGAGCAAGCACCTCAGCGTGCTGCGCAGTGCGGGGCTCGTCAACAGCACCCGGGAGCAGAACGCGGTCCGCCACAGCATCACCCCGCTGGGGGAGAAACTCCTCGCGGGCAGCGACTGAGCCGGGGGTCCCGCCGTCGGCGGAACCCCCGGTGAGAATCAGTCGATCTCGACGACCGCCTGGGCGAACTGGGCGGCGTAGAGCCGGGCGTAGGCGCCCTGGGCCGCGATCAGCTCGTCGTGGGTGCCCTGCTCGACGATGCGCCCCGACTCCATCACCAGGATGACGTCGGCGTTGCGGATCGTGGAGAGCCGGTGGGCGATGACGAAGCTCGTCCGCCCCACCCGCAGCGAGGACATGGCCCGCTGGATCAGCACCTCGGTACGCGTGTCCACCGAGCTCGTCGCCTCGTCGAGGATGAGGATCGACGGTTCGGCGAGGAACGCTCGGGCGATCGTGATGAGCTGCTTCTCCCCCGCGCTGACGTTGGAGCCCTCCTCGTCGATCACGGTGTCGTAGCCGTCGGGCAGCGTACGCACGAAGCGGTCGGCGTGCGTCGCCTGCGCGGCGGCGATGATCTCCTTGCGGGTGGCGTCCGACGCGCCGTAGGCGATGTTGTCCGCGATCGACCCGCCGAAGAGCCAGGTGTCCTGCAGCACCATGCCGATGTTGGAGCGCAGCTCCTCGCGGGACATCTCGGCGATGTCCACCCCGTCCAGGGTGATCCGTCCACCGGTCACGTCGTAGAACCGCATCAGCAGGTTGACCAGCGTCGTCTTGCCCGCACCGGTCGGTCCGACGATGGCGACGGTGTGGCCGGGCTCGACCGCGAGGGACAGGTTCTCGATGAGCGGCTTGTCCTCGGTGTAGCGGAAGGAGACGCCCTCGAAGGCGACCCGGCCGAGCACCCGCTCGGGGCGCTGCGGTGCCTGCGGCTCGGCCGACTGCTCGGGTGCGTCGAGCAGGGCGAAGACCCGCTCGGCCGAGGCGACGCCGGACTGCAGCAGGTTCGCCATGCTGGCGATCTGGGTGAGCGGCTGGCTGAACTGGCGCGAATACTGGATGAACGCCTGCACGTCGCCGAGGGACAGGGTGCCGGAGGCGACCCGCAACCCGCCGATGACCGCGACCAGCACATAGTTGATGTTGCCGATGAAGAACATCGCCGGCTGGATCAGCCCGGAGATGAACTGCGCCTTGAAGCTGGAGGCGTAGAGCGCCTCGTTGTGCTCGGCGAAGGTCGCCGCCGACTCGTCCTGCCGGCCGAAGACCTTGACCAGCGAGTGACCGGTATACATCTCCTCGATGTGCCCGTTGAGCTTGCCGGTGGTGGCCCACTGCTTGACGAACTGCGGCTGCGAGCGCTTGCCGATCCGCATCGTCACCCAGATCGACAGCGGCACGGTCACCAGCGCCACGAGCGCGAGCAGGGGCGAGATCCAGAACATCATCGCGAGTACGCCGACGACGGTGAGCACGGACGCGATGAGCTGGCTCATCGTCTGCTGCAGCGTCTGGGCGATGTTGTCGGTGTCGTTGGTGGCCTTGCTGAGCACCTCACCGCGGGGCTGGCCGTCGAAGTAGCTCAGCGGCAGCCGCCCGAGCTTCGCCTCGACCTGCTCGCGGAGCTCGAAGACGCCGCGCTGGACGATCCGGGTGGCGAGCCTGCCCTGCAGCCACATGAAGATCGACGCGAAGACGTAGATCACCAGGACCCACAGCAGGATCTGGCCGAGCCGGTCGAAGTCGATGCCCTGGCCGGGGGTGACCTTCATGCTCGCGAGCATGTCGGCCTGGGTGTTGTCGCCGCTGGCCCGCAGGGCGTCGATCGCCTGCTGCTGGGTCGCTCCGGCGGGGATGTTCCTGCCGACGACGCCCTCGAAGATGACGTTGGTGGCGTTGCCGAGGATCTTCGGCGCGATCACCGAGAGCGCGACGCTGCAGACGCCGAAGGCGATGACCGCCGCGAGCGCGAGCCGCTGCGGGCGGAGCAGCGCGAGCAGCCGCCGGAAGGAGGAGCCGAAGTTGAGCGGCTTCTGGACCGGCGGGCCCATCATCATCCGGGCGGGCCCGAAGTTGTTGGACGGTGGTTCCTTGCGCGCGGGGGTGGTCACATCGCCTCCTGCTCGGTGAGCTGGGAGAGCACGATCTCCCGATAGGTCTCGTTGCCGTCCATGAGATCGGCGTGGCGGCCGTCGCCGACGACCCGGCCCTCGTCGAGGACGATGATGCGGTCGGCGTCGCGGATCGTGCTGACCCGCTGCGCGACGATGACGACTGCCGCGTCCGCGGTCTCCCGGGCCAGGGCCCGGCGCAGGTTGGCGTCGGTGGTGTAGTCCAGGGCCGAGAACGAGTCGTCGAAGAGGTAGATCCCGGGCTTGCGGACCAGGACGCGGGCGATGGCGAGCCGCTGGCGCTGGCCGCCGGAGACGTTCGTTCCGCCCTGCGAGATCGGCGCGTCGAGGCCCTCGGGCATCTGCTCGACGAAGTCGCGGGCCTGCGCGGTCTCCAGCGCCTGCCAGAGCTCCTCGTCGGTCGCGTCGGGCTTGCCGTAGCGCAGGTTGGAGGCGACGGTGCCGCTGAAGAGGTAGGGCTTCTGCGGCACGAACCCGACCGCGTCCGAGAGGGTCTCGGGGTGCAGGTCGCGGACGTTGACCCCGTCGACGAGCACCTCTCCCCCGGTCGCGTCGAAGAGCCGGGGCACCAGGTTGAGCAGCGTGGTCTTGCCGCTGCCGGTGCTGCCGATGATCGCGGTCGTCTCACCCGGCCGGGCGACGAGGTCGACGCCGTGCACGACGGGGTCCTCGGCACCCGGGTAGCGGAAGTCGACGTCGCGCAGCTCCAGGTGGCCGCGGCTGCCGAGCGCGGTGACCGGGTTGTCGGCGATCTTGACGCTGGGCTCGGTGTCGAGGACCTCCTCGATGCGCTCCGCGCTCACCTCCGCGCGGGGGATCATGACGAACATGAAGGTCGCCATCATGACGGCCATCAGGATCTGCATCAGGTAGCTCAGGAACGCCGTCAGCGCGCCGATCTGCATGCCGCCACTGTCGATGCGGCCGGCGCCGAACCACAGCACCGCCACGCTGGAGACGTTGATGACCATCATGACCGCAGGGAACATGATCGCCATCAGGCGCCCGACCCGGACGGACACGTCCATCAGCTCGGTGCTGGCACCTGCGTACCGGGCGCGTTCGTGATCGTCGCGGACGAATGCGCGGATGACCCGGATGCCGGTGATCTGCTCGCGCATCACGCGGTTGATCTGGTCCATGCGCTCCTGCATGACCCGGAAGTTCGGCCGCATCCGGATGATGATCAGGGCGACGATCCCGATCAGCACGGGCACGATCAGCAGCAGCAGGGCCGAGAGCGGCACGTCCTGCCGCAGGGCCATGACGATGCCGCCGACCATCATGATCGGCGCGGCGACCATCAGGGTGAAGGTCATCAGCGTCAGCATCTGGACCTGCTGCACGTCGTTGGTGGTCCGGGTGATCAGCGACGGCGCGCCGAAGATGCCGACCTCCTGGGCGGAGAAGCGCTGCACCTGGCCGAAGATCGCGGCGCGCACGTCCCGGCCGAGGGCCATCGCGACCCGGGCGCCGAAGTAGACGGCGATCACGGAGCAGACGACCTGCACCAGCGTGACGGCGAGCATGACGCCGCCGATCTTCATGATGTAGCCGGTGTCGCCCGTCACCACGCCGCCGTCGATGATGTCGGCGTTGAGCGTGGGTAAGTAGAGCGTGGCGATTGTGGAGATGAGTTGGAGCAGCACCACCAGCGAGATCTGGGTCGGATAGGGCTTGAGGTGGGTGCGCAGGAGACGGATCAGCATGCGGTCTCTTTCGCGGAATCGGCCGGATAGGTGGAGGCAGGGCGGGCGAGCAGCCCGTCCAGCAGCGCGGTGACGATCTCGTCGCTGTCGAGCAGCTCGGAGTCGTGGAATCCGCCGCGCTGGGAGGTGAGGATCAGGGTGAAGAAGAGCTTCGCCGCGAAGTCGGGACTGCGTCGCAGCTGGTGCCGGTCGGGCTCGATGATGAAGGTGAGCGCCGCGATGGTCGCGACGAACGAGTCGCGCAGGAACGACGGCGGGCCCGGTGGCAGGCCGGGCATCGGTCCGGCCGCCCGCAGCGCGCCGACGAGCCGCCCGTTCTCCGAGACCCGCTCGGTCAGGATCTCGGCCGCGAGCGTGAGCCGCTGGCGCAGGTCGAGGCTGAGATCCATGCCGCGCAGGGCCGCGACGGAGGGCATCGGGTCGAAGGCGCTGCCGAGCGCCGCGCAGATGAGCGCCTGCTTGTCCGGGAAGACCCGGAAGATCGTGCCTTCGGCGACGCCCGCGGCCTCGGCGATCTGCCGCGTGCTCACCTCCAGCCCGTGCTCGCGCAGCAGCGGCAGGGTCGCCGCGATCAGCGCCGCGCGGCGGTCGTCG
It contains:
- a CDS encoding serine/threonine-protein kinase; translation: MKPLGPGDPTAVASYRLLGVLGGGGMGNVYLGQSLTGRRVAIKVIRSELAEDPVFRRRFAREVAAARSVNPLVTAAVVDADTDAAAPWLATTFIDGPSLSQRVNAFGPLPTAAVLTLAAGLAEALTSIHQVGLVHRDLKPSNVLLDHTGPHIIDFGIARATDASRLTMSLVVGTPSYMAPERLKGKEANSAGDIFALGATLVYAATGRNLVADGSMYEQAMQIIKGRFDLAAVPRSLRPFIVRCIALEPKDRPTAIELTRTLVASGAEAPAPGWFGGDPRTSLAVITDEPPPRRSYPRRLLLVAGSTVGLAAVGGGVSAASMMFTPSAAADPQPSLQPTGNDQPLAASPQARKAAPPGRMLWRAATPGRPRGARLVADRNGVLISVSPIEVTASGMSGTRLWGHSIETDPAQLRQWGTGILVSGSNQLWQFDVEHGRQIFCIDTATRVPRTAVAGERAYLQSGNALVAVDRRGRRLWRQTGAKALGVPLAATAQWLLVHDVTGLDTRRASLRDARTGQPRWSTEYDLLTPPPPPPEPAVEASGEPGEPGGSDGPGGPGGPGGPGDPGGPDGPPPPTELWQRTEGRLGAAHAVLRDAERVRVLDLDNGKQLWERVSGKPVVAVELVGDLVVIAADRVTAHRIGTGEQVWEAPESGARIAPVGSGLIVADRDSIALLDAAGTTRWREDLPPVAGIPEEVMVDRDAVLVVFRSRPEQRGPLAADVIAYAAGI
- a CDS encoding TetR/AcrR family transcriptional regulator — protein: MVTSMGERRRRVPSMAPDDRRAALIAATLPLLREHGLEVSTRQIAEAAGVAEGTIFRVFPDKQALICAALGSAFDPMPSVAALRGMDLSLDLRQRLTLAAEILTERVSENGRLVGALRAAGPMPGLPPGPPSFLRDSFVATIAALTFIIEPDRHQLRRSPDFAAKLFFTLILTSQRGGFHDSELLDSDEIVTALLDGLLARPASTYPADSAKETAC
- a CDS encoding ABC transporter ATP-binding protein translates to MMMGPPVQKPLNFGSSFRRLLALLRPQRLALAAVIAFGVCSVALSVIAPKILGNATNVIFEGVVGRNIPAGATQQQAIDALRASGDNTQADMLASMKVTPGQGIDFDRLGQILLWVLVIYVFASIFMWLQGRLATRIVQRGVFELREQVEAKLGRLPLSYFDGQPRGEVLSKATNDTDNIAQTLQQTMSQLIASVLTVVGVLAMMFWISPLLALVALVTVPLSIWVTMRIGKRSQPQFVKQWATTGKLNGHIEEMYTGHSLVKVFGRQDESAATFAEHNEALYASSFKAQFISGLIQPAMFFIGNINYVLVAVIGGLRVASGTLSLGDVQAFIQYSRQFSQPLTQIASMANLLQSGVASAERVFALLDAPEQSAEPQAPQRPERVLGRVAFEGVSFRYTEDKPLIENLSLAVEPGHTVAIVGPTGAGKTTLVNLLMRFYDVTGGRITLDGVDIAEMSREELRSNIGMVLQDTWLFGGSIADNIAYGASDATRKEIIAAAQATHADRFVRTLPDGYDTVIDEEGSNVSAGEKQLITIARAFLAEPSILILDEATSSVDTRTEVLIQRAMSSLRVGRTSFVIAHRLSTIRNADVILVMESGRIVEQGTHDELIAAQGAYARLYAAQFAQAVVEID
- a CDS encoding ABC transporter ATP-binding protein; this encodes MLIRLLRTHLKPYPTQISLVVLLQLISTIATLYLPTLNADIIDGGVVTGDTGYIMKIGGVMLAVTLVQVVCSVIAVYFGARVAMALGRDVRAAIFGQVQRFSAQEVGIFGAPSLITRTTNDVQQVQMLTLMTFTLMVAAPIMMVGGIVMALRQDVPLSALLLLIVPVLIGIVALIIIRMRPNFRVMQERMDQINRVMREQITGIRVIRAFVRDDHERARYAGASTELMDVSVRVGRLMAIMFPAVMMVINVSSVAVLWFGAGRIDSGGMQIGALTAFLSYLMQILMAVMMATFMFVMIPRAEVSAERIEEVLDTEPSVKIADNPVTALGSRGHLELRDVDFRYPGAEDPVVHGVDLVARPGETTAIIGSTGSGKTTLLNLVPRLFDATGGEVLVDGVNVRDLHPETLSDAVGFVPQKPYLFSGTVASNLRYGKPDATDEELWQALETAQARDFVEQMPEGLDAPISQGGTNVSGGQRQRLAIARVLVRKPGIYLFDDSFSALDYTTDANLRRALARETADAAVVIVAQRVSTIRDADRIIVLDEGRVVGDGRHADLMDGNETYREIVLSQLTEQEAM
- a CDS encoding ArsR/SmtB family transcription factor, coding for MLRIHFTGADLAHTRIAVGPDPMWELSLSAHQLRLRGSNPFLDGWKRQVVHRLHPSGPLRARVALTLAVTPPRGYFPDFLTPFESIEGFHAGLEAVLSTPSARLNHELSMLDVGDRSQTPVIDDLRRSQPTAIAALGASMRDYHETAIAPSWDTITAAVEADRSRRVRDLADGGWAKLLNNLHPSASFKGDTLEVGRWGYETDRDLHLAGRGLLIIPSYFKEQRQLMVLADGDLPPVLLYPIDLSARLAVQAGHDSLVALIGRTRADVLEATLLSETTSAIAQRVQISLPAASKHLSVLRSAGLVNSTREQNAVRHSITPLGEKLLAGSD
- a CDS encoding UBP-type zinc finger domain-containing protein, which encodes MKCSHLAEAGTQEPQTTEGCPQCVADGFTDWVHLRMCLECGNVGCCDSSPRKHARVHFEKEGHPVMRSAQPGESWRWCYIDEVVG